Genomic segment of Aquarana catesbeiana isolate 2022-GZ linkage group LG02, ASM4218655v1, whole genome shotgun sequence:
TGTACAAAAATTTCAAAGGttaagaatactttttcaatgcactggctccgcggtgatctatgccatgtctggcccctcctctgccccccccaccccgctgtcttctgggagacacacaggtcccagaaggcagcagggaccagtgaggacacacatgcgtagtagggaaccaggctgtgaagccacaaggcttcacttcttgattcccttaccgaagatggcagagCCTCCACCCAGCAGCCGAAGAACAGATCggtttcgggtgaggacatcgcaagcgccctggacaggtaagtgtccatattttaaaagtcagcagctgcagaatttgctgactttaaaaaaaaaaaaaaaaaaaaacattttggcggaactccgcttaaaGGAGGGTATAAGGCGTGTTTGTTCACCTTTTTCATTTATTCTGAAtaggtaaacttacactttaaccactcctatggcctcatgcacatggcCTGTTTGAGGCTTATGATGTAAATTGCAGGCATATTTCAACACCCGGGAGAGACGACTGCAACATACACCTGCCATAGTAATGAATGGCTGTATGCAGCTTTATGCTAAGCTTGCGTAAGCTCATCTAGCCTGATAcccagcctggctgttgattgaaGATCTccgcaggacaaaaaaaaaaaagaaaaaaagctatgaAACCACAAGTCCCAAAACGGAACTAGGTCCTTCTCCTGACACCAGGCAGAAAGAACGGAGTCACCTATAGCAGAGTAGGGGGTTTACTAgcagctaggactgcccataggcagtACCATGTTTCTTTTCTACCTAGGTTCTACTCCTGAAGGTGGCACTATAAACCATATGATGATTATGGAAGAGCTGTGTTCATTAATGACTATAAGAGAAATATACCCACAATTTATGTCAGAAGCCTCCAAAGGCCCATGTGCCTATATGCAACCGTGACCCATAAAAGACAGATTccctatctctttttttttttttttagcctgcatCAAGGTTGGCTCTTGGGATTGTCACCCCCTCAAACATTGAAAATGCTTCATGGTGTATTGGTAACTAAAATGACATTCACAGTGGAATAAGCTTGATCATTAATGTTTATTTGTATATTATTAAATACAGGGAGTTGTAGGTTAATATATTATTCTCAATGTGGCAGCCAACTCCTTGATTTGCATTGAGAGAAACAGCAGCAGAACACAATCTGCACCACTACAAAACAAAATATTCTCATATACATAAAAATCAAGGATTCAAAAACATCACAGGTAATGGGGACTGAGAGAATAATCATGCTCTCATTGAATTGTTCGGAAAATGCTGATTGCCTGATCCAAAGGCTTCTTTCTTTTTCTGAGACACTGACCAGGAACAAATATGCAGATTGGATATATTGAAAAATTCAGAACTCCCAAAGGACAGAATAAGGATCAGCAGATTATTTTTTAATCCCAAGGACTAAACAAAAATAACTGCGCTTGTGGGAAAATGGAAACAGCTGCAGATTGTTTTCTTTTAACCTAGTTACTATGGAGCTCTTAGGAGCCAGTACATTCCTTTCTCAACAATTTCCAGAGAGAAGTTAATGGTGCACTGCGGGATGCAGGGGGTAAGCTTGGCAccaaactccagccttaccttcagtttAGCTGTACATGCTCCTCTTCTGTACCCATGGGGCTGTAATGATGTTTTTGGGATGCCATATACAACACCCTGCCtgtccctcccaccagccatgatccgcAGAAGAACCGAGTAGTTATATCACTTGGTCTAAAACAAGGCATGTAATGAAAAACATTTAATTTATAGATTTATTTAGCATCTTAATAGGGCAAGGGGAGGGATGGGGCAGAGAAAGcaacatataaaaagattatactttagctttaaccccttcagaaccacgctatagccaaaaaagatggctacagctcgactctctcattctgggagggcgtccatggacatcctcccagaactgtgCCCCCTAGGGTGTGCAGCCAGAACGCGCTGTGATCGCTTTAGACAaggctgatcacagatcgcggtaaagggccaatccaatcacagcggccctttaccatgtgatcagctgtatccaattagatgtaaacacacttgccaatTATCAGCATTCCTTCCCTCACGTGCTGtcacatgtacacagataatcagtgccctgattatcagtgcccaccagtgaaggagaaaaattgcttatttgcaaaattttataacagaaactaagaaaatcatttttttttcaaaattttcagtctttgtttagaggaaaaaaaaaaaaaaaaacccacccagcagtggtgattaaccacttccgaaccagccgccgcagttttacttcggcaggttggctcggctgggcaaatggacgttaccttacgtctcttcgccttttggccactattgccgagcacccgcgatcgctcgtgacagagcaagaaccaggatctgtgtgtgtgttcaggggagtagagacagatcgtatgttcatacaaagtatgaacaccgatctctccctCTTCTTAGATAGTCCCACACCCCCAGTTAGAACATACActatggaacacagttaaccccttccctgccagtgacatttatacagtaatcagtgcatttttatagcactgatcgctgtaaaattgtcaatggtcccaaaatgtgtcaaaagtgtccaatttgtccgccgccatATCGCAGTcccgagaaaaataaaaaaaataaattaattaaaaaaaaaaaaaaaaaatcgcatattgccgccattactagttaaaaaaaataaaaatgtaaaaaatgtcataCATTTATCcgctattttatagacgctataacttttgcgcaaacccatcaatatacacttattgcgatttttttttaccaaaaatatgtagaagaatacatatcggcctaaactgaggaaaaaatgtttttgtttttttaaatgtgggatatttattatagcaaaaaagtaaaaaagatagtgtttttttcaaaattgtagcccttttgtttatagctcaaaaaaaaaaaaaaaaaaaaaaaaaaatgtagaggtgatcaaataccaccaaaagaaagctctatttgtgggaaaaaaaggacatcaattttgtttgggtatagcgtcgcacgaccgcacaattgtcagttaaagcgacacagtgccgtatcgcaaaacaatagcctggtcatcgagcagccaaatcttccggggctgaagtggttaaataccaccacttCAATCCGTCTCAAatcatgataaaaatgtcatttggatatagtgttgcatgactgcgcaattatcaaagtgtgacagcgttgaaagctgaaaattggcctgggcagaaggggGCAAGAATGccctgtattcaagtggttaatcaGTGACTTGTTGAAAAGTTGGCATCTGTTTATGACATATGTCCTGATTTTGACAGATTCCTAGAATGATCTTGAAGTATATTTTCCCAATGTGTACTGGCATATTATAGTGCTAATAATTGTATCATAATACTagcataacaaaaaaaattatgtaacCACCTCATGTATAGAAGGGACAATAGGACACCTCAGGGTCGGCGTTTTTGTAAATCATGGAAATCTTCAGCAGCCGTTTTATCCTTATAATTCCTCAGAAGGATGTTTTTGCCATATAGATTAAAAGGATACAAAGAATGTAAGGCAACTCACATAAATAGCAGCAGATTTATTTTACTGAGCAATGAGGACAATGGCAATGAAGTAAGAATAAAAGTCTGTGTGCTGATAAACAAACTACTGCATGTTTCATAGACTTTCATTTATAGTATTCTTGTGAATCATTTACACTTGAACAAAATACAAGGAATATAGAAGGGTTTAATTAAGGAAAACATTGTTTTTAAGTTACTATTAACCGAGCAATAACTTTATTAATTTAAAAACTAAACCTGACTAGTTGATGGACCATTGGGCGTGAGTCCATTATTTCCATTAAAAAGAGTGTTTGTGGAAGGCAGTATCTCAGTATACATGCACCATGCCATACAGGAAGGTCCAGAACAGGACGTAGGTAAACAAGCCGCCAATAAGCCCGCCAGTGAACAGCGGCCTCCGTGATTTGAAATATTTATTCCATCGTCGTCCGGACTTTAATACCAGGAGCAGGGAGAGAAGGAACGAGGCAAGGAAATAAAAGATGAAGCCGTACAAGGCCGTCAATCCAAGGATCCCAGCTGTGGCCCCAGACAGGGCCGAGACAGATGTCCTGCAGTAATCAAGGACGGCGGCGTTCCCTCGAACTGCAGATTCACTGATGAACTGTGGTCCTTCTCTCTTCATTACTATGGCAGCCATCGCTGCAAGTATATGGATTCCTGGTACAGCTATAGGACAGAAAATAGAATAATCAGGTAAAGGCTATACAATCACTTAAACTATAAttcatcctttaaaaaaaaagaccattcgtatttttgcttttaaacctTAAttccacatggaaaaaaaaaaaaaaaaaaccacaccctgAAGTGGGGCCCTTCCACACctcaagggttaaatgcttattaGCTCTAGGGGAAGAGAAAAGGTTGTTTTACTTTTTATCTCACTCCAGCAGGCTCTGATGCTCTCCTCTCATTCCTGGCACTCTGGGTTGTGGACAGTCCCTTAAAATGAAGTTTTAttggccctgcattgtacttgatgacattAACGTGCAATGGCCACCCACAACAGAGGCTTCAGGAAACCAGTCACATAGATGGAGGGTGCCCAAGGAAGTGATGAATAAGGTATTATATGGTATTACTCTACCTCTAGACTAAAAGGGTATTTAACCTTTGCaatgtggggtggggtggggtggggactgcaagggtattttttttttttcttggcctggagttggactttaaccacttcaatacagggcacttagacaccttcctgcccagaacaattttcagctttcagcgctgtcgcagtttgaattacaattgcgcggtcatccaacactacccaaactaaatttgtgtcattttgttcccacaaatagagctttcttttggtggtatttgatcacctctgcgttttttattttttgctaaacaaataaaaaaagaccgaaaattttgaaaaaaaataaaaagttttgcttttgtttctgttaaaa
This window contains:
- the EMC6 gene encoding ER membrane protein complex subunit 6, giving the protein MAAIVMKREGPQFISESAVRGNAAVLDYCRTSVSALSGATAGILGLTALYGFIFYFLASFLLSLLLVLKSGRRWNKYFKSRRPLFTGGLIGGLFTYVLFWTFLYGMVHVY